In Firmicutes bacterium ASF500, a single genomic region encodes these proteins:
- the chbP_2 gene encoding N,N'-diacetylchitobiose phosphorylase: MQYGYFDDQAREYVITRPDTPAPWANYLGSPEYGALISNNAGGYSFVKSGANGRILRYVFNQFDQPGRYIYLRDNETRDFWSASWQPVGKSLDVYKSECRHGTGYTQMIADYADIHSEAVYYVPLDASHEVWLLSVTNQSEKRRELTLTGYAEFTSNGNYEQDQVNLQYSQFITRTLFDQDRIRQQIHGNLDAQSSEVDAKIVIERFFGLAGAEVSSYCGDKAEFLGPYRGYGNPVGVESGNLRGALNYNGNSCGALSTVVALEPGESKVVAFLLGEKPNKDSAALLDTYREPHKVCRQELDTLIRHWHGRVSHFQVKTPCPEFDAMINTWNAYNSFITFTWSRAASFFYCGLRNGYGYRDTVQDIQGIIHLEPEAAAEKLRFMLSAQVDHGGGLPLVKFTHDPGHEDTPEDASYVQETGHPAYRADDALWLFPTVYKYVAETGNTAFLDEMIPYANRDQGSVYDHLKRALDFSLKHLGPHRMPAGLHADWNDCLRLGANGESSFVAFQFYYAFTVLREFAACQKDIKYLDWLEREQEKLRALLNDLCWDGDRYIRGFTEAGEVIGHHSAPEANLWLNPQSWAVISGLANEKQAELAMNNVYDRLNTDYGAILMDPPYHAHAFDGALAVIYNAGVKENAGVFSQSQGWLILAEALMGRGDRAFTYFKENAPSMQNDRAEIRKIEPYCYGQFTEGPASPHAGRSHVHWLTGTASTVMVGCVEGILGMRPDLGGIKIAPSIPKEWKALEIWKDYRGKKLHIQIQNPDGKENGCAKLTVNGEELPGNYVPAEVLTDTTEIILTM; encoded by the coding sequence ATGCAGTACGGATATTTTGACGACCAGGCCCGGGAGTATGTAATCACCCGGCCCGACACCCCGGCCCCCTGGGCCAACTACCTGGGGTCCCCGGAGTACGGGGCACTGATTTCCAACAACGCCGGGGGATACAGCTTTGTCAAGTCCGGGGCCAACGGGCGCATCCTGCGCTATGTGTTCAACCAGTTTGACCAGCCGGGGCGGTACATCTACCTCCGGGATAACGAGACAAGGGATTTCTGGTCCGCCTCCTGGCAGCCGGTGGGCAAGTCTCTGGATGTCTACAAAAGCGAGTGCCGCCACGGGACCGGGTACACTCAGATGATTGCGGACTACGCCGATATCCACAGCGAGGCGGTGTACTATGTCCCGCTGGACGCCTCCCACGAGGTCTGGCTGCTGTCTGTGACCAACCAGTCTGAGAAGCGGCGGGAGCTGACCCTGACAGGCTACGCCGAGTTCACCAGCAACGGCAACTATGAGCAGGACCAGGTGAACCTTCAATATTCCCAGTTCATCACTCGCACCCTCTTCGACCAAGACCGCATCCGGCAACAGATCCACGGCAATCTGGACGCACAAAGCAGCGAAGTGGACGCGAAAATTGTAATCGAAAGGTTCTTCGGCCTGGCCGGGGCTGAGGTATCCTCCTACTGCGGGGACAAGGCGGAGTTTTTGGGTCCCTATCGTGGGTATGGAAACCCTGTGGGGGTGGAGTCCGGGAATCTGAGGGGCGCCCTCAACTACAACGGCAACAGCTGCGGAGCTCTGTCCACCGTTGTGGCCCTGGAGCCGGGAGAGAGTAAGGTTGTCGCCTTCCTGCTGGGGGAGAAGCCCAACAAGGACAGCGCCGCTCTTTTGGACACCTATCGGGAGCCCCACAAGGTATGCCGGCAGGAATTGGATACCTTGATCCGCCACTGGCACGGACGGGTGTCCCATTTCCAGGTAAAGACGCCCTGCCCGGAATTTGACGCCATGATCAACACCTGGAACGCCTACAACAGCTTTATCACCTTCACCTGGTCCCGGGCGGCCTCCTTCTTCTACTGCGGCCTGCGCAATGGCTACGGCTACCGGGACACGGTCCAGGACATCCAGGGGATCATCCATCTGGAACCGGAGGCGGCGGCGGAAAAGCTGCGGTTCATGCTCTCCGCCCAGGTGGACCACGGCGGGGGCCTGCCCCTGGTGAAGTTCACCCACGACCCCGGCCATGAGGACACTCCGGAGGATGCGTCTTACGTTCAGGAGACGGGCCACCCCGCCTACCGGGCGGACGACGCCCTGTGGCTGTTCCCCACGGTGTACAAGTATGTCGCCGAGACCGGCAACACCGCCTTCCTGGACGAGATGATCCCCTACGCCAACCGGGACCAGGGCAGCGTCTACGACCACCTGAAGCGGGCGCTGGACTTCTCCCTGAAGCACCTGGGCCCCCACAGGATGCCCGCCGGGCTCCACGCCGACTGGAACGACTGCCTGCGGCTGGGGGCCAACGGGGAGTCCTCCTTTGTAGCCTTCCAGTTCTATTACGCCTTTACCGTCCTGCGGGAGTTTGCCGCCTGCCAGAAGGATATCAAGTATCTGGACTGGCTGGAGCGGGAGCAGGAAAAGCTCCGAGCCTTGCTCAACGACCTGTGCTGGGACGGAGACCGCTACATCCGGGGCTTTACCGAAGCCGGCGAGGTCATCGGGCATCACAGCGCCCCTGAGGCGAATTTGTGGCTCAATCCCCAGAGCTGGGCGGTCATCAGCGGGCTGGCGAACGAAAAGCAGGCCGAACTGGCCATGAACAACGTCTATGACCGGCTGAACACCGACTACGGCGCGATCCTGATGGACCCGCCCTACCACGCCCACGCCTTCGACGGGGCACTGGCCGTCATCTACAACGCCGGGGTGAAGGAGAACGCTGGGGTGTTCTCCCAGTCCCAGGGCTGGCTGATCCTGGCGGAGGCCCTGATGGGCCGGGGAGACCGGGCCTTCACCTATTTCAAGGAGAACGCCCCTTCTATGCAGAACGACCGGGCCGAAATTCGCAAAATCGAGCCCTACTGCTACGGCCAGTTCACCGAAGGGCCGGCCAGTCCCCACGCCGGACGGTCCCACGTCCACTGGCTCACCGGTACGGCCTCCACGGTCATGGTGGGCTGTGTGGAGGGCATCCTGGGGATGCGTCCCGACCTGGGAGGGATCAAAATAGCGCCCTCCATCCCGAAGGAGTGGAAGGCGCTGGAAATCTGGAAGGATTACCGGGGGAAGAAGCTGCACATTCAGATTCAAAACCCTGACGGCAAAGAGAACGGCTGCGCCAAACTCACCGTCAACGGGGAGGAGCTGCCCGGGAACTACGTCCCGGCGGAGGTGCTTACAGATACCACGGAGATCATTTTGACGATGTAG
- a CDS encoding IS1182 family transposase ISBcl1, whose translation MVDTESLVPPEHLLRQVDAAVDFEKLYEIVEALYSEEEGRRSIDPVVLFKIVLLQHLDGNVSLRGTLRRAQTDVAYRWFLRYTLSEELPHFSTVSYNFRHRYTPETIELVFQWILEEAGSAGALTPAAVFIDGTHIKASANLKKKMKQEVPAAAKRYQEELLAEVNADREAHGKKPLDDEEEPPKAGGKKQDNTSKKKQSRRKKAAKKQKTVTVSTTDPESGMFHKGEHKRCFAYEAHTACDKSGYVLETVVTPGNVHDSVAFDDVYDKLIQSFPEVETVVADAAYKTPHICKKVFRDGRVLSTAYKRPMTMKGGHPWWSYVYDEYYDCVICPEYHILSYRTTNRDGYREYRSDPKICAQCPTRHLCTKSKSFVKTVLRHIWKGYEELADDARYTPEYKQLYSRRKETIERVFADAKEKHAMRYTVYRGLAQVSNWVRLKFAAMNLKKLARWKARKRFAPPSSTPSSYILFLINVVACLASLPDRPFFDKLKRRQSDGALLRRNFLWKSGFAPVISPICP comes from the coding sequence ATGGTGGACACAGAAAGCCTGGTGCCGCCCGAACATCTATTGCGGCAGGTGGATGCAGCGGTAGATTTCGAGAAATTGTACGAAATCGTGGAGGCGTTGTACAGCGAAGAAGAGGGGCGGCGGAGCATCGACCCAGTGGTGCTGTTCAAAATCGTATTGCTGCAGCATTTGGATGGGAATGTATCTTTGCGGGGAACGCTGCGCAGAGCGCAGACAGATGTAGCATACCGGTGGTTTCTGCGATACACGCTGAGTGAGGAGCTGCCCCATTTTTCCACGGTGAGCTACAACTTCCGGCACCGGTACACTCCGGAAACGATAGAGTTGGTGTTTCAGTGGATATTGGAGGAGGCGGGCAGTGCGGGAGCACTGACCCCGGCGGCGGTATTTATAGATGGGACACACATCAAAGCCAGCGCAAATCTGAAGAAGAAAATGAAGCAGGAGGTACCAGCAGCGGCAAAACGATACCAGGAAGAACTGCTGGCGGAAGTGAACGCGGACCGGGAGGCTCATGGAAAAAAGCCACTGGATGATGAAGAAGAACCACCCAAAGCTGGAGGGAAGAAACAGGACAACACCTCAAAAAAGAAGCAGAGCCGGAGGAAGAAAGCGGCAAAAAAGCAGAAAACAGTAACGGTATCCACCACAGACCCGGAGAGTGGAATGTTCCACAAAGGGGAGCACAAGCGGTGCTTCGCTTATGAGGCCCATACCGCCTGTGACAAGAGCGGTTACGTATTGGAAACAGTGGTCACCCCCGGAAATGTCCATGACAGCGTGGCGTTTGACGATGTTTACGACAAATTGATTCAATCGTTTCCAGAGGTGGAAACAGTGGTGGCAGATGCCGCCTACAAGACCCCGCATATCTGCAAAAAGGTATTTCGAGATGGCCGGGTATTGTCTACAGCCTACAAGCGGCCCATGACGATGAAGGGTGGACATCCCTGGTGGTCTTACGTCTATGATGAATATTATGACTGCGTGATCTGCCCGGAATACCACATCCTGTCCTACCGCACCACCAACCGGGATGGATACCGTGAATACCGCAGCGATCCGAAAATTTGCGCCCAGTGCCCCACCCGGCATTTATGTACAAAATCCAAAAGCTTCGTAAAGACTGTCCTGCGGCACATCTGGAAGGGCTATGAGGAATTGGCCGATGATGCCAGGTACACCCCGGAGTACAAGCAGCTCTATTCAAGGCGCAAAGAGACCATTGAGCGAGTTTTTGCCGATGCAAAAGAAAAACACGCCATGCGCTATACCGTTTACCGTGGTCTGGCCCAGGTTTCCAACTGGGTGAGGCTTAAATTTGCTGCCATGAACCTCAAAAAGTTGGCAAGATGGAAAGCCAGAAAGCGCTTTGCTCCGCCTTCCTCCACACCCTCCTCCTACATTTTATTCCTCATTAACGTTGTGGCCTGTCTGGCTTCACTACCAGACAGGCCATTTTTCGACAAGCTGAAGCGCCGTCAGTCTGACGGCGCTTTATTAAGGAGGAATTTTTTATGGAAAAGTGGATTCGCGCCCGTTATCAGCCCAATCTGCCCCTGA
- the araQ_1 gene encoding L-arabinose transport system permease protein AraQ: MENKKSNGRTILAHVVLIILAFLCLFFFYILIINASRSHAQLQLGFSALPGSSLLTNFQNVINDPAIPILKGIQNSLIVSGCCAAIVTYFSALTAYGIYAYDFKLKNAAFTFIMAILVMPTQVTALGFLRLITSMGLDDSLIPLIIPSIASPAVFYFMHSYMQSSLPKELIEAARIDGSKEFGTFNRIVLPIMKPAIAVQAIFTFVGSWNNYFIPALVITSKNKQTLPIMIATLRGADYMNFDMGKIYMMITIAIVPIIIIYLLLSKFIVEGVTLGGVKE, encoded by the coding sequence ATGGAAAACAAAAAATCCAACGGCCGGACCATTCTGGCCCACGTGGTGCTGATTATCCTGGCGTTCCTGTGTCTGTTCTTCTTCTACATCCTGATTATCAACGCCAGCCGCTCCCACGCGCAGCTCCAGCTGGGCTTCTCCGCCCTGCCCGGCTCCAGCCTGCTCACCAACTTCCAAAACGTTATCAACGACCCGGCCATCCCCATCCTGAAGGGCATCCAGAACAGCCTGATCGTCTCGGGCTGCTGCGCCGCCATCGTGACCTATTTCTCCGCCCTGACAGCCTACGGTATCTACGCCTACGACTTCAAGCTGAAAAACGCGGCTTTCACCTTCATCATGGCCATCCTGGTCATGCCCACCCAGGTGACCGCCCTGGGCTTCCTGCGGCTGATTACCAGCATGGGGCTGGACGACTCCCTGATTCCCCTGATTATCCCCTCTATCGCCTCCCCCGCCGTCTTCTACTTCATGCACAGCTACATGCAGTCCTCCCTGCCCAAGGAGCTGATTGAGGCCGCCCGGATTGACGGCTCCAAGGAGTTCGGTACCTTCAACCGCATTGTCCTGCCCATCATGAAGCCGGCCATCGCGGTCCAGGCCATCTTCACCTTCGTGGGCTCCTGGAACAACTACTTCATTCCCGCCCTGGTTATCACCTCCAAGAACAAGCAGACCCTGCCCATCATGATTGCTACCCTCCGGGGAGCCGATTACATGAACTTCGACATGGGAAAGATTTACATGATGATCACCATCGCCATCGTACCCATCATTATTATTTATCTGCTTCTGTCGAAATTCATTGTGGAAGGTGTGACGCTGGGCGGCGTCAAGGAGTAA
- the glcA gene encoding Glucan endo-1,3-beta-glucosidase A1 yields MDNMLSYQNYKLVFEDNFDGPVLDRSRWNVELHEPGWVNEELQEYVDSRDNITLEDGKLLIRPVKTVHEDGHVFYTSGRISTQWKHDFTYGLFEARLRVPKGKGFLPAFWLMTTDEDRYGQWPECGEIDIMEIMGDRIGTNHGTIHYGLPHEQDQGTVTLAQADFTEEFHNFALLWEPGRLRWYVDGRQFHQVSRWYSVGKDGVKKPFPAPFDHDMYLILNLAVGGNWVGYPDETTDFTDAIFAVDYVRVYQRKP; encoded by the coding sequence ATGGACAATATGCTCTCTTACCAGAATTACAAATTGGTTTTTGAGGACAACTTCGACGGTCCGGTGCTGGACCGGAGCCGCTGGAATGTGGAGCTGCATGAGCCGGGCTGGGTCAACGAGGAGCTCCAGGAATATGTGGACTCCAGGGACAATATCACCCTGGAGGACGGCAAGCTGCTGATCCGCCCCGTGAAAACGGTCCACGAGGACGGCCATGTCTTCTATACCTCCGGGCGAATCTCCACCCAGTGGAAGCACGACTTCACCTACGGGCTGTTTGAGGCCCGGCTGAGGGTGCCAAAGGGAAAGGGCTTTCTCCCCGCCTTCTGGCTGATGACCACCGACGAGGACCGGTACGGCCAGTGGCCGGAGTGCGGGGAAATCGACATCATGGAAATCATGGGGGACCGGATCGGGACAAACCACGGAACCATTCACTACGGTCTGCCCCACGAGCAGGACCAGGGGACGGTGACGCTGGCCCAGGCAGATTTTACGGAGGAGTTCCACAACTTTGCCCTTCTCTGGGAGCCGGGGAGACTGCGCTGGTATGTGGACGGCAGGCAGTTTCACCAAGTGAGCCGATGGTACTCCGTCGGGAAGGACGGCGTAAAAAAGCCTTTCCCCGCCCCCTTTGACCACGACATGTATCTCATTTTGAACCTGGCTGTGGGCGGAAATTGGGTGGGCTATCCCGACGAAACCACAGACTTTACAGATGCCATATTTGCAGTGGACTATGTGCGGGTCTATCAAAGAAAGCCATAA
- the rhaR_3 gene encoding HTH-type transcriptional activator RhaR gives MNVEQIWQPVILEENGEITSHREPGEEFLFYRAVAAGLIDAVQDNCSRGAFENMEGAGKLSDDPVTNLRYHFVVTAAMITRFCTEGGMPMEEAFGLSDEYIRRMDCCNNMAEIVYVHDQMALDFVCRMRHLRKNIASSKQVAQAIDYIYVHIMDRITVDELAGAIGISPTHLSRIFKQETGISVSEYIRQRKIDMAKNLLRFSDYDYVEIAVMLSYSSQSHFIQHFRSQTGMTPKAYRKQNYLNNWNVNREPEATSSK, from the coding sequence ATGAACGTCGAACAGATATGGCAGCCTGTCATCCTGGAGGAGAACGGCGAAATCACCAGCCACCGGGAACCGGGGGAGGAATTCCTCTTTTACCGCGCGGTAGCGGCGGGGCTCATCGATGCGGTGCAGGATAACTGCAGCCGGGGCGCCTTTGAGAACATGGAGGGAGCCGGAAAACTGTCGGACGATCCGGTGACCAATCTGCGCTACCATTTTGTGGTCACTGCCGCTATGATTACCCGCTTCTGCACCGAGGGCGGGATGCCTATGGAGGAAGCTTTTGGCCTGAGTGACGAGTACATCCGTCGGATGGACTGCTGCAACAACATGGCGGAAATTGTCTACGTCCACGACCAGATGGCCCTGGATTTCGTGTGCCGGATGCGGCACCTGCGGAAGAACATCGCCTCCTCCAAGCAGGTGGCCCAGGCCATCGACTACATCTACGTCCACATCATGGACCGGATCACGGTGGATGAACTGGCCGGGGCCATCGGCATCTCTCCCACCCACCTGTCCCGGATTTTCAAACAGGAGACGGGCATTTCGGTGAGCGAGTACATCCGCCAGCGGAAGATCGACATGGCGAAAAACCTCCTCCGGTTCAGCGATTACGACTATGTGGAGATCGCCGTCATGCTGTCCTACTCCTCCCAGAGCCACTTCATCCAGCACTTCCGCTCCCAGACGGGGATGACCCCCAAGGCCTACCGGAAACAGAATTATCTGAACAACTGGAACGTCAACCGGGAACCTGAAGCTACATCGTCAAAATGA